The proteins below are encoded in one region of Triticum aestivum cultivar Chinese Spring chromosome 1B, IWGSC CS RefSeq v2.1, whole genome shotgun sequence:
- the LOC123124641 gene encoding endonuclease MutS2 isoform X5: MAVVSLMLFVESLQVTIRAAMKQDEDSHNLLLPLTETILDAVVSKLLVKSIQDVIDDDGSVKDTASPELRRYRDQVQALESRLCQLMDKLIRNADNEASLSEVSIVNGRCCIKITGDKSSSFDGLLLSSGSDAGSMIEPIVAVPLNDELQGARALVVRAELEALSKLTDKILLELDNIQILMQETVTLDKVTARARYSVAYDGTLPDLYLPNIEHGIANAAKDEPASTTSSAQLTKRPWKLFIPNAYHPLLLQQHQENLRRTKKDVASATAEIRRRRIYGQDIAEEDQLASEVDFMKIRVSELERNHPIPVDFMIAEETTVLVITGPNTGGKTISLKTVGLASLMAKIGLYILASEPVKIPWFDAVYADIGDEQSLTQSLSTFSGHLKQIGAIRAQSTSQSLVLLDEVGAGTNPLEGAALGMSLLESFAEAGSFLTLATTHHGELKTLKYSNDSFENACVEFDEENLKPTFRILWGIPGRSNAINIAERLGLPLDIIESARQLLGTAGAEINALIMDMEKFKQEYHEQLQQAQHYLMQSKELHNDLEVAQKSIVDHSTAQRKRKSRVVSEYAVMARSIIHKKFQQYRESAVAQRVLEEEKAAEKAKSEGAKGPELSSTSAPKKTQNTNISMVTEANGKIIDEDGGIPEVGDLVYVPKLKNQATVVKIDSSKNEVQVQAGMMKLKLKLKDVKVQKQRTSR; the protein is encoded by the exons ATGGCAGTGGTTAGCCTGATGCTGTTCGTTGAATCCTTGCAAGTAACTATCAGAGCTGCTATGAAGCAAGATGAAGACTCACATAATCTGTTACTGCCCCTTACAGAAACA ATTCTAGATGCTGTTGTCAGTAAGCTACTAGTGAAGTCTATACAGGATGTCATAGATGATGATGGCTCCGTGAAAGACACTGCA AGCCCTGAGCTAAGACGATatcgagatcaagttcaggccctAGAGAGCAGG TTATGCCAGCTTATGGATAAATTGATACGGAATGCGGACAATGAAGCTTCCTTGTCG GAAGTAAGCATTGTAAATGGAAGATGCTGCATTAAAATAACTGGGGATAAGTCCTCAAGTTTTGATGGATTACTACTCTCCAG TGGTTCAGATGCTGGAAGTATGATAGAACCAATTGTTGCTGTTCCACTAAATGATGAGCTACAGGGCGCAAGAGCACTAGTGGTTAGAGCCGAGCTTGAAGCTTTATCGAAACTGACTGACAAG ATTCTTCTTGAGCTTGATAATATTCAGATTTTGATGCAGGAAACAGTTACACTCGATAAG GTCACAGCTCGTGCAAGATACAGTGTAGCATACGATGGTACACTTCCTGACCTGTATTTGCCAAACATTGAGCATGGAATTGCCAATGCGGCTAAAGATGAGCCTGCTAGTACAACTTCCTCAGCCCAACTTACTAAGAGGCCATGGAAACTGTTCATTCCAAATGCATACCATCCACTATTGCTCCAGCAGCACCAGGAAAATTTGCGTCGTACAAAAAAGGATGTTGCAAGTGCCACAGCG GAGATTCGGAGGAGGAGGATATATGGACAAGATATCGCAGAGGAAGATCAACTGGCTTCAGAAGTTGATTTCATGAAAATTAGG GTTTCTGAGCTGGAGAGGAACCATCCGATACCAGTGGATTTTATGATCGCTGAAGAGACTACTGTTTTGGTCATAACTGGGCCAAATACTGGGGGAAAAACAATCAGCTTGAAGACGGTTGGGCTGGCATCATTAATGGCCAAGATAG GTCTATACATTCTTGCTTCTGAACCAGTTAAAATTCCATGGTTCGATGCTGTTTATGCTGACATTGGAGATGAGCAATCTTTGACCCAATCACTCTCAACATTCTCTGGGCATCTGAAGCAGATTGGG GCCATTCGCGCTCAGTCAACTTCACAATCCTTGGTCCTTTTGGATGAG GTTGGTGCCGGGACAAATCCACTCGAAGGAGCTGCTTTGGGGATGTCTCTCTTGGAGTCTTTTGCTGAAGCTGGTTCCTTTCTGACTCTAGCTACAACTCATCATGGAGAACTGAAAACACTGAAATACAG CAATGATTCATTTGAGAACGCTTGCGTGGAATTTGATGAAGAGAATCTAAAGCCTACGTTCAGGATACTTTGGGGAATACCAG GGCGTTCAAATGCAATCAATATTGCTGAAAGGCTAGGTTTGCCCTTGGATATTATAGAAAGCGCTCGGCAGTTACTTGGAACAGCTGGTGCAGAGATAAATGCA TTGATTATGGACATGGAAAAATTCAAGCAAGAATACCACGAACAACTCCAGCAGGCACAACATTATCTTAT GCAGTCCAAGGAGCTTCATAATGACTTGGAAGTGGCACAGAAGAGCATTGTAGATCACAGTACCGCTCAGAGAAAAAGAAAGTCAAGAGTAGTTTCGGAGTATGCTGTTATGGCTCGTTCGATCATTCATAAGAAGTTCCAGCAGTACAGAGAATCCGCAGTGGCTCAAAGAGTGCTAGAAGAAGAGAAGGCTGCGGAGAAAGCCAAATCTGAGGGGGCGAAAGGCCCCGAGCTATCTAGTACTTCTGCCCCTAAAAAGACGCAGAATACAAATATCAGCATGGTCACAGAAGCTAATGGCAAGATAATAG ATGAAGATGGTGGGATTCCAGAAGTTGGGGATTTAGTTTACGTTCCTAAACTCAAGAACCAAGCTACTGTAGTCAAAATAGATTCGTCCAAAAATGAAGTGCAAGTCCAAGCTGGCATGATGAAGCTCAAGCTAAAGTTGAAAGATGTCAAGGTCCAGAAGCAGAGGACATCAAGATAA